ACTTATCGTAAAGCGGACGGTGAGGTACAAATTCCAATGTACAGATAGAGTGGGTTACCCCTTCAAAGTAGTCACTCTGTCCGTGAGCGAAATCATACATAGGATATGCATGCCATTTAGTTCCTGTACGGTGATGAGGAGTATGGATGATACGATACATGATAGGATCGCGGAAATGCATATTTGGATTCGCCATATCGAGTTTTGCGCGAAGAACCATGCTGCCTTCTACGGCCTCAGGAGTATTCATCTTCTCAAACAAAGCAAGGCTTTCTTCGATTGGGCGATCACGATATGGGCTAGCAGTACCCGGAGAGGTAGGAGTACCCTTCTGCTGTGCAATTTCTTCAGCAGTTTGTTCATCAATATAGGCATTGCCCTTCTTGATCATCCAGACAGCAAAATCCCAAAGCTTCTCAAAGTAGTCAGAAGCATAGTAGATATTACCCCACTTGAAACCGAGCCACTGGATGTCTTGAAGAATATTCTCTACATATTCATTGTTTTCCTTGCTAGGGTTAGTGTCATCAAAACGAAGATTGCAAACACCATTATATTTCTCAGCAACACCAAAGTCCATGCAGATAGCTTTGGCATGGCCGATATGCAGATAACCATTAGGCTCTGGCGGAAAACGCGTCTGGATTCGTCCTCCGTTTTTGCCTTCTTTGAGGTCTTCCTCAACTAACTGTTCTACGAAAGAGATACTTTTCTTCTCTTCCAAATTGTTTTCTTCATTAATTGCCATAATTCAATAAAAAGAATAATTTTTAAATTTATGGTGCAAAGATACAAATTTAATTGTAAGTACCGAAATTATCTGGCAGATAATTTTGTTTTGGGAGCGATAATTCACAAAATATGTTTTTAAACATATAAAAAGATTCGTTTGTTTCGAAAAATATGTCTACCTTTGCATCGTTATCCTGAATACAATCTTTTTACCTTAAATGAAACTAATACCAAAAAGAACGCCTTCGCTGTGAAGCGAGGGCGTTTTGCATTTTATACCAGGTTCATATTCTATTACTTTTTGCGGAATGTTTCGTTCTTAATAATGATAGAACCTTCTTCTGTATCGAGTGTAGCCTGTTCCTGAACATCGGCATCAAGACCCTTGCGGCTCAGGATAATCACAGCTGCTTTACCTTCTGGCTTAGCTGGCAATTCCCACTTGTAAAATTCCTTATCAAGGCCTTTTACTTTAACAGAGAAATCACTGTTCAAAGTTACACTACGCTCACCATCTGCGCTCTTATATTCACCGGCTGCTGCAGCCTGAAATGCAGAATCGGTTACAACTGTCTGTTCTGCCTGAGCTGGTGCAGGTGCTGGTGCCTTTTTCTCAGAACATGCTGTGAAAGCCATCAGGCCCATAGCAAATGCAAGAATTGATAATTTCTTCATAATCTTTAAATTTTATATGTTAATAATAATGTTAATCTAAACCGTTTTTATAAGCTAACTCTTTTTATACATTTGTTTATCTCAGTGGTATGCTATAGAAAGACAGTATTCCACTGGTACAAATGATTACCCAAATAGAAACGAGCCCCGTAATGATAGGGACGCTTGCAAATCTGATGTCGTGATTGGGCTTAAAACGTTCGGTATGCTTTCTTAAAAAATACTGAAATATATAATAATATAAGGTGGCATAGAGAAAACCAATGAGGGTACCAATCAGGATGTCGCCAAAATAGTGTACACCGAGATACATTCGGGAATAACTGGTTATCAATGCCCACAGGCATAAGAATATCGTGAGTTTGCTCCGGCGAACCAGATATTGGGCAAAGAAGGCCATGCTCCATGCATTGGCTGCATGAGAAGATGGGAAACCATATCTGCCACCCCGATATCCTTGAACAACATGTACCATCGGACTGATAGGATTATCAGGATTGCTGGGACGCATTCTTGCTACCAATGGCTTCAGAATTCCTGATGCAGTCTGGTCTGAAAACAAGATAATCAGAGTGATGACAACTATAGTGCTCATCACAACCTTGACAGGAAAATTCTTTAGCAGTACAAAGATAAAACTGGCATAGAACGGAACCCATACAAAACGGTCTGAGAAAATCATCATGAAGTAATCCCAATACTCGTTGTGAAAACCATTGAAAAACAGAAAAATCTGCGTATCAATCTGTTCTATTTGATGAAGTAATTCTATCATAGTCTTTCTTTATGAAATTCTGTAATGTTCGCTTTCTTGTTTCTGATAATCTGTTGCCCTGTCGTTTGGGCTATTTTGCACTCAAGTCATCGTACAACTTCTGAAGATAAGCCATGCCTCGCTTCAGGTTATAACCTTTTTTGCCTTTATCATAAACAACCTTTTTGGATTTATTGTCGTAGATGATAGAGTTCTCCTCTGATACCATGCCGAAAGCATCGGGTACATCAAAGAATGCAAATTTAGGCGTAGCATCACTCAACATGTTCTTGCTGAACAAGAAGTCTTTGTGAGGAATGCCTAATTGTCCGAGCAGTGTAGCTGCTATATCATGCTGACTTCCTATGAGCTTAACATTCATTGGGCGAGCTATAGCTCCACCGGTCATGATAAGTGGAATCTGATAGCGGCTGCGGTCAAAGTTGTCAAGATGTTCTTTGTATGCGCCAACATGATCGGCAACGAGTAATACCAAAGTATTTTTCCATCTAGGCAATTTGCTGTATTCACGCAGAAGATGACCTATGACACTATCAGTGTAAGCAAATGCATTTAAACGCTTGTCTTTCAGTCTGCTATATGGTACATCGAATGGCTCATGACTGCTTGATGTCTGGAATACTCTCAGCATAGGCTGTTTGGCATTCTGTTCTTTCCTGAGGTCTGCAAGCAGCCGGTTGGCTACAATATGATCGTGTACTCCCCATTTGCTCAATTTGTCTTCTATAGGGAAATCACTATCTGAAATGATTCTCTCATAGCCCTGGGAAACCAGCCAAGAGCGTTGGTTGGCAAAATCAACATCACCACCATAATAATATGCATTGCCGTAATGCTTTGCTTTAGCCAATGAACGTGCCAATGATGGTAATTGTGCAGATTTTGCCGGGTAGCGCATGATGCTGGTTGTAGGTTGTGCTGGATAACCGCTCAAAACAGCAACCAGACCACGATCCGTGCGGAAAGTGTTGGAATAGAATCTTGGGAAGAAAATTCCCTTTTTGGCTATTGAGTCCAAGCAGACAGCTACGTCTTTATGTGTTCCGACGGAAGGCATGATGTCGTTGGCAAAGCTTTCCATAATGATAATAAGTATATCCGGCTTTCCGTTTTTCCGAGCTTCTTCATTCAGGAGCGGGTAGGTATTCTGGTCGCTTGAACTTACCATTTGAGCAAAGAGTTGGTTAGCTTCTTCTTCTGACATGTATCGGTATTGCGATGCAAAATCTTCCTGATGGGTAAGTGATTCAAACAGGCTGAACATCGGATTGACGGCAGCATGATTCAAAAACGCATTTTGGCTGAAATATGCCTTTCCTGTATTTGTTGTAGATACAGTAAATCCTCCTCTGATAGGGATGAAGAGAAGGGCAGTAAGCAGCAACAGAATAAGAGAATGGCGCATACGATGATGCTCTATGTCAGAGTAGCGTGTTCTACGACCACTGCCGAAATCTCCAAAACCATAGTTGCTGTATCTGCTGGAATAGCGCTTCTGGGTATGAGGCATGCGGAGTGCGAACCAGACGGCTATGGTAAGCAGCACAGTGATGAGGAGAGCAAGAAAGATGTAAAGCCCTCCAACACTCGCAAGTGCATCCTTTGGCGAAGTAAAGAAATAATATAATGGTGTGCTATCTAGTGGGAAGTTCCAATATGGATATAATCCTGCATTCAGTACGAATGTAATGGAAACCAGGAAAGATGCCAGTATAAAATAAGCATTCAGAATGGGACGTATAATCTCCTTACGAAACCAAATCATTGCGATGAGCAACAAACCCGGTAGTGCGGTGAGGTAACCAGCCATAGAGAGGTCGAGTGATAAACCGTACCACATCACTGTAGGCATTTCGCTCCAGATATTATCGATAGGTTGTGTAGTAGAAGCCTTTTCCAATATCATGAAAAATGGTTTCTGAATACTGAACAAAATGACAAACGTAAAATACGTTTTTATAAACCACAATATTTGCTTCATATCTATGCTTCTTGACTAATAATTATGATATACTCGGCTTTGAGCTTGAAAATTAATGCAAAAATAACCATTTTATTTCATATAAACGACTTTTTTGTGTTTATTTTTCAAAAAAGTGAGAAAAAATTTGGTCGTTCTAAATAAAAGTTGTACCTTTGTTGTAATAAATTTTATAACATAACTATGGCTAAGTACAATATTCAACCTAAAAAAGAAAAAATAGCAAGATATCAATCTATGCTGAGTGAAGAAACTAAGGACCGCCTTCGCGACGAGATAATCCGTGTTCTTGTGACTGAAAGAAAGTACAAGGACCCAGACTATAGTTCCAAGAAACTTGCAGAGGATTTGAATACTAACTCTCGCTATATTTCTGCTGTATGCGCAACTCGATTTCATAAGAATTATGCCGAGTTGGTGAATGATTATCGAGTAAACGATGCTATGTCTTTACTTACCGATAAACGTTATGCAAGAATGAGTGTAGAAGGTATCAGCGAAATGGCTGGTTTCAATACTCGTCAGAGTTTCTATGCTAATTTCTTCAAGCGAATAGGCGTTACTCCACGTCAATATCGTGCTAATCATTTTAAGGGATTGGAGTAAGTTTAATTGTTAATAACTAGAACATGAAACAAAAAGGAGGGTGTATCATAAGTTAATGATTCACCCTCCTTTTTGTTTTTACAAACTATTGCGAGTTACCTCTTGAAGTAGTTTCTCAATGCCTGGTGGCGGATACTCCTGTTCAATCTGCGTATGGTCAGATTTCGTATCTGGCGAACTCGCTCGCGTTTGAGCCCCATATCTTCAGCAATTTCAGCCATCGTTTCCTTAGGAACACCTATACCATAGAATTTGGTGATGATTTCTTTCTCTCGTGGTAATAAATCTGCAATGCTTTCTGCCATCTTTTTCTTCATCATTTCTATATTCAGGGTATCATCTGCAATCTTTACATCCGGATCGTTTAATATGTCTAATAGGGTATACGGATTGTTTGCGCTTAGTGGCGCATCTACAGATACAGCCTTGTCTGCGTTTCTTGGGGCAAATTTCTTCTGGTCTTTCGGTAAACGATAAAGTCCTGATTGTTTATCGATGGCCTGTGATATAGCCTTGTGAACGAATGGACCGGCATAAGCCACAAAATCGGTGCCCCGGTCGGCTTGGAACTTTCTGGCTGCCATAAGCATTGCCAGCGTTCCTTCGCTAACCAAGTCATCAAACTCAACGCCTTTACCTTTATACTGGTTGGCTACTGATTTTACATAGTTTAAGTTCTCACTAACTATCTTGTTTATTTCTTTTTCTGTCATATTCAATAATTCTTTTTGCAAATATACATAGAATAATTCAAAAAAGCAAGTATTTTGCGCATTTTAACCAATCATTTTGGTTTCCACATATTATATATGTTTCTATGACTTGCATAAAGCTGCGTATGGACAGTATTCGCAACGATGCTTATCATCTGTAGGTCGGAATGGCTGCTCCTTGTCAAAGATGTTGGCGATGAGAATTTTCAGTTGTTTCATAAACTCTTCTTCGTATACATCTATGCTACTGATGAGTTCCTTGCCCATTTTTAATGTCGGATCATAATCTTCTGCTCCTGCATTTTGTATAAACAGCAAGCCTGGAGATACGGGCTCTTGAGCCGGATTCAGATTTCTGTTGTGTCTTACAATAATCGAGTAGAGCATAGATTGTAAATAATAATCTGTATGCTTGTTGAGCATGGATGGATCAAACACTTCGCTCAGTTCTCTTGGACGTGTTGTTGAAATACGTCCTGTTTTATAGTCTATTACGCGGATTCGTTCTGCAAGATTATTGCCATTTGCATGACCGTTAGCTGCAACAGCGTCCAGTCGGTCGATAAAACCTCCTATTGACAGAGATAAATTGCCGATACTTGTTTCTACTTCGACGTCAGTTTTTACAACCAGCTCTAATCCGAGTATGGTGAATGGAGCCTGTCGCATATCTATCGTGACAAGTTGCCGGATATATCTTGCTATTACTTCTTTGTTAATCAGTTGCAGACCATTATATTTTGGACGATACCCTGCAGCGCTAACTTTAAAGAGTTCTTCTCTGAACGCCTGATCTACCAGGCGATAAACAAGCGATTCATCTTTTAAGGCTTGCTCTAATTGCTCTTTTGATACAACGATAGGACGAGTCAGTTTGAGTTCTCCTTTACCGTCTGTTGTCAGAGCATCGCTGCTTGCTAATCCCAGATAGAACAGCTCTGCTGCCCGATGGAATATATTTCCAAATACTTTGTTGTCTACTTCGTCCTCATCCATTTCATCTGGCTCAATCAGTCCTTCTACATATTTATAGTAGAATTGCTTTTCACATCTCAAATAGGTATTCAAAAATGTTGGCGTAAGCATTTTCAAATTCTTGAGCTGGCTGAGCGTATGCAGTTTTTTCTCTATTGGTTCATAAGTAGGACGCAGTGTGTTTTGTCCTGCGACCAAAGAAAAGCGCTCGATGTCATGATGGCTTTCTACCAGGAGTTGTAGCATAAAACGGCTCATCTCACCCGATTGGCCATCTTCTGTTGCGTTATTGTAACATAAAGTGATGTCGTGTGAGCGTTGGAGCAGACTGTGAAAATAATAGGCGTATATAGCTACTTTGTTATCAATTGTGGTAAGACCATATGCCTTTCTCAATGAATAGGGAATAAATGAAGCATCGTTCACACCTTTCGGCAGTTTCCCTTCGTTGCATGAGAGTACTAAGATATGCTCG
This Segatella copri DSM 18205 DNA region includes the following protein-coding sequences:
- a CDS encoding phosphatase PAP2 family protein; this translates as MIELLHQIEQIDTQIFLFFNGFHNEYWDYFMMIFSDRFVWVPFYASFIFVLLKNFPVKVVMSTIVVITLIILFSDQTASGILKPLVARMRPSNPDNPISPMVHVVQGYRGGRYGFPSSHAANAWSMAFFAQYLVRRSKLTIFLCLWALITSYSRMYLGVHYFGDILIGTLIGFLYATLYYYIFQYFLRKHTERFKPNHDIRFASVPIITGLVSIWVIICTSGILSFYSIPLR
- a CDS encoding LTA synthase family protein encodes the protein MKQILWFIKTYFTFVILFSIQKPFFMILEKASTTQPIDNIWSEMPTVMWYGLSLDLSMAGYLTALPGLLLIAMIWFRKEIIRPILNAYFILASFLVSITFVLNAGLYPYWNFPLDSTPLYYFFTSPKDALASVGGLYIFLALLITVLLTIAVWFALRMPHTQKRYSSRYSNYGFGDFGSGRRTRYSDIEHHRMRHSLILLLLTALLFIPIRGGFTVSTTNTGKAYFSQNAFLNHAAVNPMFSLFESLTHQEDFASQYRYMSEEEANQLFAQMVSSSDQNTYPLLNEEARKNGKPDILIIIMESFANDIMPSVGTHKDVAVCLDSIAKKGIFFPRFYSNTFRTDRGLVAVLSGYPAQPTTSIMRYPAKSAQLPSLARSLAKAKHYGNAYYYGGDVDFANQRSWLVSQGYERIISDSDFPIEDKLSKWGVHDHIVANRLLADLRKEQNAKQPMLRVFQTSSSHEPFDVPYSRLKDKRLNAFAYTDSVIGHLLREYSKLPRWKNTLVLLVADHVGAYKEHLDNFDRSRYQIPLIMTGGAIARPMNVKLIGSQHDIAATLLGQLGIPHKDFLFSKNMLSDATPKFAFFDVPDAFGMVSEENSIIYDNKSKKVVYDKGKKGYNLKRGMAYLQKLYDDLSAK
- a CDS encoding helix-turn-helix domain-containing protein is translated as MLSEETKDRLRDEIIRVLVTERKYKDPDYSSKKLAEDLNTNSRYISAVCATRFHKNYAELVNDYRVNDAMSLLTDKRYARMSVEGISEMAGFNTRQSFYANFFKRIGVTPRQYRANHFKGLE
- a CDS encoding sigma-70 family RNA polymerase sigma factor; translation: MTEKEINKIVSENLNYVKSVANQYKGKGVEFDDLVSEGTLAMLMAARKFQADRGTDFVAYAGPFVHKAISQAIDKQSGLYRLPKDQKKFAPRNADKAVSVDAPLSANNPYTLLDILNDPDVKIADDTLNIEMMKKKMAESIADLLPREKEIITKFYGIGVPKETMAEIAEDMGLKRERVRQIRNLTIRRLNRSIRHQALRNYFKR